The Microbacterium amylolyticum genome contains a region encoding:
- a CDS encoding SNF2-related protein encodes MGEARAASPGVARFLPATQDDLAPSGAKARFAANVAAIRVAQQLDREQRLATADEQRTLARYGSWGAVPDVFDPAKESWAHERAELQTLLDEASYDAAQRTTINAHYTDPAYVREIWSALDALGFDGGTVLEPGSGAGTFIGLAPESADMIGVELDPTTASIARGLYPQAAIRTESFAETPFPDGHVDAVVGNVPFGNVTLHDPRHNAGRHSMHNHFIIKSLALTRPGGLVAVLTSHYTLDAQNPAARREMSQMADLVGAVRLPSGAHRRAAGTEVVTDLLVFRKREAGEVARDRQWETTTPRVIDGEKVSVNAYFDDHPAHILGDLAVRSGAYGSASLHVDSSDLSSVDVVLRTALDGVVDRAIERGQTMTQPTAAVETARTAFVETDTAVWDGTLLATDAGIMRVRGGRREPVKVAAKNVRELTALIKIRDAVTTVLDLEASSPDDTDDLVAAREDLRDRYDAYAAQYGPINRFTLSKSDSRITPQAPRLMRGDPFGPAVLALELFDEESQTARHAAILGQRVLSPRPVREGAETPAEAISISRDRTGRIDLDTIAYLLGTDQVDARAQLGTLVFDDPARDGQIVAASEYLSGNVRLKLDQARAANETDPGRYSTNIAALEDALPEAIPQDQIEAQLGAVWIDIPTYQQFFRETLQDRNLTIESPLPGKWKVTGNKHTLRAREEWGTDDRSAIAIAENLLEQMPITVKDQIDVGETTKRVINAEKTTAAQEKAQKLQERFSEWAWEDPDRAARLSDEYNRRFNSIVLRSYDRDGEYLTLPGLTETFKPREHQLAAVARIVSEQAVGLFHQVGAGKTAEMVMGAMELKRMGLVNKPVVVVPNHMLEQFSREWLQMYPQARLLAASSKDLGKDDRRLFVARAAANDWDAIVMTHSAFQSIPLSPAFEQQYISREVETMREALTHAQDEGGSSYTVKEIEKAVIRLEERQKELIDLPRDPGLSFESTGIDYVMVDEAHLYKNLATASNIPGAELRGSQKSTDMHMKLDYLRSQHGERVVTMATATPIANSVTEAYVMQRYLRPDLLENAGLRVFDQWAATFGKTVSEIEVAPTGGEKFRMKTRFASFQNVPEMLRMWHVSADVKTSEDLNLPVPELSVRPDGQRGPLIHTVSPGPKLRAYIDDIAQRADAVANKEVAPDVDNMLKISSDGRKAALDVRMVGLDKDVDTGKIDAAAAQILHTWQQTRDREYVDTVTKEKSPVPGGLQLVFSDLGVPNSDGRWNAYDELKNLLVDGGMNPDSIRFMGEAKTDAEKARLFQAARSGHVAVLVGSTEKMGVGTNVQARAVALHHLDAPWRPADVEQRDGRIIRQGNQNAEVSIHRYVVERSFDAYMWQTLERKGRFINQVMRGKLDVREMDDVSSSTISAAETKAIASGNPLLLEQAQTNDELGKLERLARSHSRAQSNLVQTHQIKQRRAEVLSSRILDLEHASNHVVDTSGEKFRIQIDGRTYDKRADAGAALARTMIQKGVQYTQRDQALGTIAQIGSHSIEARTIVSLGQASVEFVVAGLPDVTRRVSRERALDAGIGLVTQLENTQASIPAVLEQMKQDLADTRRDAAAAQSRIGIPFEHSDQLEAVRTRAAQIAQQLSQQASSGPAAVEEEPERFSPAELAREMEDPKWWAGRAYSELSTLVSESREKRSDDPDWRRVYSTLEDGLRSRLTPSALKSAFDIDTPPDQSVPRAETSSATGPVTGSAPDRSTGPSLS; translated from the coding sequence GTGGGAGAAGCTCGGGCGGCCTCTCCCGGTGTAGCCCGGTTCCTGCCCGCCACGCAGGATGACCTCGCACCATCAGGTGCGAAAGCACGCTTCGCAGCAAACGTCGCCGCGATCCGTGTTGCCCAGCAACTCGATCGTGAGCAGCGCCTGGCCACCGCCGACGAGCAACGCACCCTCGCCCGATACGGTTCCTGGGGCGCAGTGCCTGACGTGTTCGACCCGGCGAAAGAAAGCTGGGCGCACGAACGTGCCGAGCTACAGACGTTGCTCGATGAAGCGTCCTACGACGCAGCCCAACGAACAACGATCAACGCTCACTACACCGACCCGGCATACGTGCGCGAGATCTGGTCTGCTCTTGACGCCCTCGGCTTCGACGGGGGCACAGTGCTCGAACCGGGATCCGGAGCGGGAACCTTCATCGGTCTTGCTCCTGAATCTGCCGACATGATCGGTGTCGAGCTGGACCCGACAACGGCCTCGATTGCTCGCGGCTTGTATCCCCAAGCCGCGATCCGCACCGAATCGTTCGCGGAGACGCCCTTCCCCGATGGTCACGTCGACGCCGTTGTCGGCAACGTGCCGTTCGGAAACGTCACTCTGCATGACCCGCGACACAATGCGGGGCGGCATTCGATGCACAACCATTTCATCATCAAGTCGCTCGCCCTCACCCGACCGGGCGGGCTGGTGGCCGTACTCACCAGTCACTACACACTGGATGCTCAAAACCCCGCAGCGCGGCGCGAGATGAGTCAGATGGCTGATCTGGTCGGCGCCGTCCGCCTCCCCAGCGGTGCCCACCGCCGCGCTGCCGGCACAGAGGTCGTCACCGATCTGCTTGTGTTCCGTAAGCGAGAGGCCGGGGAGGTCGCTCGCGATCGCCAATGGGAAACCACCACCCCGCGCGTCATCGATGGTGAGAAAGTCTCCGTCAACGCGTACTTCGATGATCATCCCGCGCACATCCTCGGAGACCTCGCCGTGCGATCAGGTGCGTACGGGTCCGCATCCTTGCATGTCGACAGCAGCGACCTGTCGAGCGTCGACGTCGTGCTTCGCACGGCCCTCGACGGCGTCGTCGATCGTGCGATCGAGCGCGGCCAGACGATGACGCAGCCCACCGCAGCGGTTGAGACCGCACGTACAGCCTTCGTCGAGACAGACACCGCCGTATGGGACGGCACCCTGCTGGCGACCGACGCCGGCATCATGCGCGTGCGTGGCGGACGCCGCGAGCCAGTGAAGGTCGCAGCGAAGAATGTCCGCGAGCTCACGGCACTTATCAAGATCCGCGACGCAGTGACCACGGTGCTCGATCTCGAAGCATCGTCGCCAGACGACACTGATGATCTTGTCGCCGCCCGCGAAGATCTCCGCGACCGGTACGACGCGTATGCCGCCCAGTACGGTCCCATTAACCGCTTCACTCTGTCAAAGAGCGATTCGCGGATCACGCCACAAGCGCCGCGTCTCATGCGCGGCGATCCTTTTGGCCCCGCAGTACTCGCACTTGAGCTGTTCGACGAGGAATCCCAGACAGCACGCCACGCAGCCATCCTGGGGCAGCGTGTGTTGTCTCCACGTCCTGTCCGCGAAGGTGCAGAAACACCTGCAGAAGCGATCTCGATCAGCCGCGACCGCACCGGGCGTATCGACCTCGACACGATCGCTTACCTCCTCGGCACCGACCAGGTGGATGCTCGCGCCCAGCTGGGGACACTCGTTTTCGATGACCCCGCCCGTGACGGGCAGATCGTCGCCGCCAGTGAGTACCTTTCGGGCAACGTCCGTCTCAAGCTCGATCAGGCGCGCGCAGCCAACGAGACAGATCCCGGCCGTTACAGCACGAACATCGCCGCCCTCGAGGATGCACTCCCCGAAGCGATCCCGCAGGACCAGATCGAAGCGCAGCTCGGAGCAGTGTGGATCGACATCCCCACGTATCAGCAGTTCTTCCGCGAGACGCTCCAAGACCGGAACCTCACGATCGAATCTCCCCTCCCCGGAAAGTGGAAGGTAACGGGCAACAAGCACACGTTGCGTGCGCGTGAGGAATGGGGCACCGACGATCGGTCGGCGATTGCGATCGCCGAAAACCTCCTTGAACAGATGCCGATCACCGTCAAGGACCAGATCGACGTGGGCGAGACGACCAAACGTGTTATCAACGCTGAGAAGACCACCGCGGCACAGGAGAAGGCGCAGAAACTACAGGAGCGATTCTCCGAATGGGCGTGGGAAGACCCCGATCGTGCAGCGCGCTTGTCCGACGAGTACAACCGGCGTTTCAACTCGATCGTTCTCCGGTCATACGACCGCGACGGCGAGTACCTCACCCTTCCGGGCCTGACGGAGACATTCAAGCCGCGAGAGCACCAGCTAGCAGCGGTTGCACGCATCGTCAGCGAGCAGGCCGTGGGGCTGTTCCATCAGGTCGGAGCAGGTAAGACGGCCGAGATGGTCATGGGCGCGATGGAGCTTAAGCGCATGGGCCTCGTGAACAAGCCCGTTGTCGTCGTCCCCAACCACATGCTCGAGCAGTTTTCGCGTGAGTGGCTGCAGATGTATCCGCAGGCGCGGCTTCTCGCCGCGTCGAGCAAGGATCTCGGCAAGGACGACCGCCGACTGTTTGTCGCCCGGGCAGCAGCCAACGACTGGGACGCGATCGTCATGACACATTCCGCGTTCCAATCCATTCCCCTCTCGCCCGCTTTCGAGCAGCAGTACATCAGCCGCGAGGTTGAGACCATGCGCGAGGCTCTGACGCACGCACAAGACGAAGGCGGCAGTTCGTACACGGTCAAGGAAATTGAGAAGGCGGTCATCCGCCTCGAAGAACGACAGAAAGAACTGATCGATCTGCCCCGTGACCCCGGGCTGTCGTTTGAATCGACCGGTATCGACTACGTGATGGTCGACGAAGCGCACCTCTACAAGAACCTGGCCACCGCGTCGAACATCCCCGGCGCGGAACTCCGGGGATCTCAGAAGTCGACCGATATGCACATGAAGCTCGACTACCTGCGCAGTCAGCACGGAGAACGTGTGGTGACCATGGCGACCGCAACGCCGATCGCCAACTCGGTCACCGAGGCATACGTCATGCAACGCTATCTTCGGCCAGATCTCCTCGAAAACGCTGGCCTACGCGTCTTCGACCAATGGGCAGCAACGTTCGGCAAGACCGTCAGCGAAATCGAAGTCGCACCCACCGGCGGGGAAAAATTCCGGATGAAGACGCGCTTCGCGTCGTTCCAGAACGTACCCGAGATGCTCCGCATGTGGCACGTCTCCGCCGACGTGAAAACGAGCGAGGATCTCAATCTGCCGGTGCCCGAGCTGTCGGTACGCCCCGACGGACAACGTGGACCGCTGATCCACACCGTCTCGCCAGGCCCGAAGCTGCGCGCGTACATCGACGACATCGCCCAGCGTGCGGATGCGGTGGCCAACAAGGAAGTCGCGCCCGACGTCGACAACATGCTCAAAATCAGTAGCGACGGCCGTAAAGCCGCACTCGATGTGCGCATGGTGGGCCTCGATAAGGATGTCGACACCGGCAAGATCGACGCCGCCGCAGCACAAATCCTGCACACCTGGCAACAGACTCGCGATCGCGAGTACGTCGACACCGTCACCAAAGAGAAATCCCCCGTTCCTGGCGGGCTACAACTTGTCTTCAGTGATCTCGGTGTGCCCAACTCCGATGGCAGGTGGAACGCCTACGACGAGTTGAAGAACCTCCTCGTCGACGGCGGGATGAACCCCGACTCAATCCGGTTCATGGGTGAAGCCAAAACAGACGCCGAGAAAGCGCGCCTGTTCCAGGCCGCTCGGTCAGGTCACGTCGCCGTTCTCGTGGGATCGACCGAAAAGATGGGCGTGGGAACCAACGTTCAAGCTCGTGCCGTCGCGCTGCACCACCTCGACGCGCCCTGGCGTCCGGCCGACGTCGAGCAGCGTGACGGCCGCATCATCAGGCAGGGAAACCAGAACGCTGAAGTCTCCATCCACCGTTACGTCGTCGAGCGATCCTTCGACGCGTACATGTGGCAAACACTCGAGCGCAAAGGCCGATTCATCAATCAGGTCATGCGAGGAAAACTCGACGTGCGTGAGATGGACGATGTGTCGTCATCGACGATCAGCGCGGCAGAAACGAAGGCGATCGCCTCCGGCAACCCGCTCCTGCTCGAGCAAGCTCAGACAAACGACGAACTCGGCAAGCTCGAACGGCTCGCCCGTTCCCATTCCCGAGCGCAGTCCAACCTCGTCCAGACGCACCAGATCAAACAGCGCCGGGCGGAAGTACTCAGCTCGCGCATCCTCGACCTGGAACACGCAAGTAACCATGTCGTCGATACCTCCGGCGAGAAGTTCCGCATCCAGATCGACGGACGGACGTACGACAAACGTGCCGACGCCGGAGCCGCACTCGCACGCACAATGATTCAAAAGGGTGTGCAGTACACGCAGCGAGATCAGGCTCTCGGCACCATCGCCCAGATCGGTTCTCACTCCATAGAAGCGCGCACGATCGTGTCGCTCGGACAAGCCAGCGTCGAATTCGTCGTGGCAGGCCTCCCCGATGTCACCCGCCGTGTGTCACGCGAGCGGGCACTCGATGCCGGGATCGGCCTCGTTACGCAGCTGGAAAATACTCAGGCATCGATCCCGGCCGTGCTCGAACAGATGAAACAAGATCTGGCAGACACGCGACGTGACGCCGCTGCGGCGCAGTCGCGCATCGGTATCCCGTTCGAGCATTCCGATCAGCTAGAGGCGGTGCGCACGCGTGCGGCGCAGATCGCGCAGCAACTGTCGCAGCAGGCAAGCAGCGGCCCAGCCGCTGTCGAGGAAGAACCGGAGAGGTTCTCCCCCGCCGAGCTAGCGCGTGAGATGGAAGACCCGAAGTGGTGGGCCGGGCGAGCCTATTCAGAACTGAGCACACTCGTGAGCGAGTCACGCGAGAAACGAAGCGATGATCCCGACTGGCGGCGCGTGTACTCGACGCTCGAAGACGGGCTACGGAGCAGACTGACGCCTTCGGCGCTCAAGAGCGCGTTCGATATCGACACGCCCCCAGATCAGTCAGTACCGCGTGCCGAGACGTCGTCTGCGACAGGGCCCGTCACGGGCTCGGCTCCTGATCGGAGCACCGGGCCGTCACTTTCGTAA
- a CDS encoding DNA/RNA non-specific endonuclease, producing the protein MKRTTRTIRKRVRRALISIAATAVVAAVAWVAVPSIGAEWLPELSDIVGGAPTIEQVAIAVDGDYYTVDGAAEVLYAAEPGDVAYCPVDQLDRATCAYGVLTSELRQAAADRGREDITVDPAGWPAENGEVTIPARADVDGSTAYSGWLWNRSHLLADSLGGAASRENLVTGTRTQNVGSTRADGVYAGGMAYTEKIARDYLDTGAGDACPLYYAATPQYHGDELIPRAVHVDVRSCDGEIDMRVNVTNAAAGCSLNYVFGTAECRAGS; encoded by the coding sequence ATGAAACGAACCACGAGAACGATCCGCAAACGAGTGCGCCGGGCGCTGATAAGCATTGCGGCAACGGCCGTAGTCGCGGCAGTCGCATGGGTCGCCGTCCCCAGTATCGGAGCCGAATGGCTGCCAGAATTAAGCGACATCGTGGGGGGCGCTCCGACGATCGAGCAGGTCGCCATTGCGGTTGACGGCGACTACTACACCGTCGATGGCGCGGCAGAGGTGCTGTACGCCGCAGAGCCCGGCGACGTCGCCTACTGTCCCGTCGACCAGCTCGACCGGGCAACGTGCGCCTATGGGGTACTTACCTCCGAGCTGCGTCAGGCTGCAGCCGATCGGGGCCGCGAAGACATCACCGTTGACCCTGCTGGATGGCCCGCTGAAAACGGTGAGGTCACGATCCCTGCACGTGCAGACGTCGACGGATCTACGGCCTACTCAGGATGGCTGTGGAACCGTTCACACCTGCTCGCAGACTCACTCGGCGGTGCAGCCTCGCGCGAAAACCTCGTCACCGGAACACGCACCCAAAACGTCGGATCCACCCGCGCCGATGGTGTCTATGCCGGCGGGATGGCCTACACCGAGAAAATCGCTCGCGACTACCTCGATACCGGCGCCGGTGACGCTTGCCCGCTCTATTACGCAGCCACCCCGCAGTACCACGGTGACGAGCTGATCCCGCGGGCTGTTCATGTAGACGTGCGCTCATGCGACGGAGAGATTGACATGCGCGTGAACGTCACAAACGCCGCCGCAGGCTGCTCCCTCAACTACGTCTTCGGCACCGCTGAATGCCGGGCCGGCAGCTGA
- a CDS encoding glutaredoxin family protein produces MNTVTVYSTGPSCIRCTMTKRVLADKGIPFNEIDIRDDANAREYVTQDLGYTEAPVCVVEDGTDQDHWSGFRPDHIDRIAALT; encoded by the coding sequence ATGAATACCGTGACCGTCTACAGCACCGGCCCGAGCTGCATCCGCTGCACGATGACCAAGCGCGTTCTCGCAGATAAGGGCATTCCCTTCAACGAGATCGACATCCGCGACGATGCCAACGCACGCGAGTACGTCACTCAGGATCTCGGTTACACCGAAGCGCCCGTGTGTGTCGTTGAAGACGGCACCGACCAGGACCACTGGTCCGGATTCCGACCCGACCACATCGACCGGATCGCCGCACTCACTTAA
- a CDS encoding DUF6349 family protein has product MDLMTAIDQLMIEADLDALPVWEGLPLHFTSGYIDPDEAMAALRRREEEHLDKRGSLRATHMWFPSATGGRLDLPEHDLFQFTADLRCDFWRHVDQDGNRLACLCVGGLLTMTICTRCRWHHIDSDENIAVEAWHDHAFAGWRELPILPGNLRGGMGSREMTPQRRAWIDENYPAAFRVDGAPIRTARASKLASRHVPGYSPLGGYDLADNSEP; this is encoded by the coding sequence ATGGACCTCATGACCGCAATCGACCAGCTGATGATCGAGGCCGACCTCGACGCCCTGCCCGTTTGGGAGGGACTGCCACTGCACTTCACGAGCGGCTACATCGACCCAGACGAAGCAATGGCAGCCCTGCGCCGTCGCGAGGAGGAGCACCTCGACAAGCGCGGCAGCCTCCGCGCCACTCACATGTGGTTCCCCTCAGCGACGGGCGGGCGCTTGGACCTCCCAGAGCATGACCTCTTCCAGTTCACTGCCGACCTCCGATGCGACTTCTGGCGGCACGTCGACCAGGACGGAAACCGGCTCGCGTGCCTGTGCGTCGGGGGCCTGCTCACGATGACGATCTGCACCAGGTGCAGGTGGCACCATATCGACTCCGACGAGAACATCGCCGTCGAAGCCTGGCACGACCATGCATTCGCCGGATGGCGCGAACTCCCGATCCTCCCGGGGAACCTGCGAGGGGGCATGGGAAGTAGAGAGATGACACCCCAGCGTCGCGCGTGGATCGACGAGAACTATCCCGCGGCTTTCCGTGTTGACGGTGCCCCCATCCGCACCGCCCGCGCATCCAAGCTCGCCTCTCGCCACGTCCCCGGTTATAGCCCTCTCGGCGGCTACGACCTCGCCGACAACAGCGAGCCCTGA
- a CDS encoding single-stranded DNA-binding protein yields the protein MSSITFAGNLAEEVELRYAQNGRAMARFRVLENRRTRNADGEWVDAEPNAWRVQVWGDMAENVAASCHKGDRVHITGDVQTDVWPDKETGQTRRSQKIDASEVSFSLRFHQVKATKMRGTARKEAAPAEPAADPMPLHPQTSWPSRAETPAPPAHPWETVAIPSDDQPI from the coding sequence ATGTCGTCCATCACTTTCGCGGGGAACCTCGCTGAAGAAGTCGAGCTGCGCTACGCCCAGAACGGGCGAGCCATGGCACGGTTCCGCGTCCTCGAGAACCGGCGCACACGAAACGCTGACGGCGAATGGGTGGACGCTGAGCCCAACGCCTGGCGCGTACAGGTGTGGGGCGACATGGCCGAAAACGTCGCCGCGAGTTGCCACAAGGGCGATCGCGTGCACATCACCGGCGACGTCCAGACCGACGTCTGGCCAGATAAAGAGACCGGGCAGACCCGCCGATCGCAGAAGATCGACGCGAGCGAAGTTTCTTTCAGCCTCCGCTTCCACCAGGTGAAGGCAACGAAGATGCGCGGCACCGCACGGAAAGAGGCTGCTCCCGCGGAACCCGCCGCGGACCCTATGCCGCTCCACCCACAGACGTCCTGGCCGAGCCGCGCAGAAACGCCCGCCCCGCCCGCACATCCCTGGGAAACCGTCGCGATCCCGAGCGACGACCAGCCCATCTAA
- a CDS encoding ribbon-helix-helix protein, CopG family, with amino-acid sequence MTVRETPEERAERYERGDIDISPNATISSGDEAARRGRAVVESALDADELAELDAAIRRGRPSLGQAAARGESPKRQVRLPEELDRALTERAKREHRKASAVIRDALTEYLRAS; translated from the coding sequence ATGACCGTACGCGAGACGCCCGAGGAGCGCGCTGAGCGCTACGAGCGGGGCGACATTGACATTTCCCCCAACGCCACGATCTCCAGCGGCGATGAGGCTGCGCGCCGCGGCCGTGCCGTTGTTGAGTCTGCCCTCGATGCCGATGAGCTGGCCGAGCTGGATGCAGCGATCCGTCGCGGCCGCCCCAGCCTCGGCCAAGCCGCTGCGCGGGGCGAGTCACCCAAGCGGCAGGTACGCCTGCCCGAGGAGCTCGACCGCGCCCTAACCGAGCGGGCCAAGCGAGAGCACCGCAAGGCCAGCGCCGTCATCCGCGATGCTCTCACCGAGTACCTGCGTGCATCATGA
- a CDS encoding ParB family protein, whose translation MNTIDSDDNPDNPLTREQLTGKTPQQPAAPASTKKRKKVSFEQHPDDSARMRGAVMGTMMQEPHRSLTDFINRAVMAEVERLEKKYNGGKPFQPVGTGVMAPGRRMGE comes from the coding sequence ATGAACACAATCGACAGTGATGACAATCCCGACAACCCACTGACCCGTGAACAGCTCACAGGCAAGACCCCCCAGCAGCCGGCTGCGCCTGCATCGACTAAAAAGCGCAAGAAGGTGTCGTTCGAGCAGCACCCAGACGATAGTGCGCGGATGCGCGGCGCTGTGATGGGAACGATGATGCAGGAGCCCCACCGATCACTGACCGACTTCATCAACCGCGCCGTCATGGCCGAGGTCGAGCGCCTCGAGAAAAAGTACAACGGCGGGAAGCCGTTCCAGCCCGTGGGTACTGGCGTGATGGCCCCCGGTCGCCGAATGGGGGAGTAG
- a CDS encoding recombinase family protein, with product MDFGYSRVSTVGQDLEVQRTFLLGEGIPEGRIFFDHGFSGKTADRDGLRTVLGVLGEGDKLTVPKLDRLARNVEETLRIVRELADRGVAFQFGKTVYDPADPFSKLFLTFLAAIAEAEGGWISLRTQEAMARPSVRAKLKGRRPSLTPKQDAAIARHLADGEFSAMEIAQMFGTSRASVYRAADRHQKRIERTQ from the coding sequence ATGGATTTCGGCTACTCCCGGGTCTCGACCGTCGGGCAAGATCTCGAGGTGCAGCGCACATTCCTCCTCGGTGAGGGGATCCCCGAGGGGCGAATCTTCTTCGATCACGGATTCTCGGGGAAGACGGCTGATCGCGATGGTCTGCGGACGGTACTCGGGGTCCTTGGCGAGGGCGACAAGCTCACGGTCCCGAAGCTCGATCGACTCGCGCGCAACGTTGAGGAGACGCTGCGCATCGTGCGCGAACTTGCAGATCGCGGTGTCGCATTCCAGTTCGGGAAGACGGTCTACGACCCTGCGGATCCGTTCTCGAAGCTCTTCCTGACGTTCCTCGCCGCGATCGCCGAAGCGGAAGGCGGGTGGATCAGCCTCCGCACTCAGGAGGCGATGGCGCGTCCGTCAGTCCGCGCGAAACTCAAGGGCCGTCGCCCGAGCCTCACGCCGAAGCAGGACGCGGCGATCGCCCGCCACCTCGCCGACGGCGAGTTCAGCGCCATGGAGATCGCCCAGATGTTCGGCACGTCACGTGCGAGCGTCTATCGCGCGGCAGATCGCCACCAGAAAAGAATTGAGAGGACACAATGA